The Zetaproteobacteria bacterium genome segment CGAATCCCTGCCGGGAGAGCAGCGTGCTGCCGAAACGGCGGATCGGCATGTTGGTGATGACGAAGAGCCGATCGAACGCGATACCGTAGCGGGCGCCCAGCTCCTCCTTGTAGCGCGCCTCCAACCCCTTCTGCTCCGGCGGCAGCACCGCCCCCTGCGGATTGTAGACCAGGTTGAGCCGCAGATCGCCGCCCCGGCCGTAGCCCAATGCATTGAGCCGCCGCAGCACGCGGATACTGGCATCGAAGACCCCGACCCCGCGCTGACGGTCGACATTCTCCGGCAGATAGCAAGGCAGCGAGGCGACGATCTCCACCCCGCAATCGGCCAGAAAGCGCGCGGTCTGCTCCTGCCCCGGCTCCTCCAGCACGGTCAGGTTGCAGCGGTCGACCACCCGCACTCCCTGCCGCCGCGCCGCGGTGACCAGTCGGCGGAACAGCGGATGGAGCTCCGGGGCGCCGCCGGTCAGATCGAGGGTGTCGATGGCCGCCGAGGCGAGGAAGTCGATCACCACCGCGACATTCTCCGGGCTCATCATCTCCTGACGATGGGGGCCGGCGGCGACATGGCAGTGGCGGCAGCGCTGGTTGCAGCGGTAGCCGAGATTGACCTGCAGCGTGCGCAACTCCTCCCGCGCGATGGTCGGAAAGCCGATGCGGTTGAGATGGGGCAGGGTTTCAATCATAGATGATGGAATCGCAAAAAGTCCCTCCGTGGACTTTTTGCTCGACGAGAATAGAAGAACGCAACCGTCCTGGTCGCGGATGACGGCTTCTGGCGACACCGGCGGCAGCGGATCACCACACCCCCATCCGTGGATCGGTCGCTTGGTCGTACAAGGCGGCCCGTTCTTTCACCCACCACCCCGGCGCGCCTCGATCCCCTCCTCGGCGAGCAGGGCGATCACCC includes the following:
- a CDS encoding radical SAM/Cys-rich domain protein, giving the protein MIETLPHLNRIGFPTIAREELRTLQVNLGYRCNQRCRHCHVAAGPHRQEMMSPENVAVVIDFLASAAIDTLDLTGGAPELHPLFRRLVTAARRQGVRVVDRCNLTVLEEPGQEQTARFLADCGVEIVASLPCYLPENVDRQRGVGVFDASIRVLRRLNALGYGRGGDLRLNLVYNPQGAVLPPEQKGLEARYKEELGARYGIAFDRLFVITNMPIRRFGSTLLSRQGFDDYMALLHAAFRPDNLDAVMCRGQLSIDWQGMVYDCDFNQMLGLPAGLGGGSNIHLSQVDPQAVCGAPIRVLDHCYGCTAGQGSSCGGALEGDGA